Proteins encoded together in one Fibrobacter sp. UWR2 window:
- the truA gene encoding tRNA pseudouridine(38-40) synthase TruA has translation MRYRFRCEYLGSAFYGWQEQNEAGKTKFVTVQSALEEAFSVALRAPIRIVGSGRTDTGVHARGQCVHFDFDGELDPFKTERSINGLTKRLIRIRDLQACAPDFHARYDAVSRYYQYTIFTRPVALMRDFGWECGSLSLDLGAMEREAQAFLGEHDFIDFCIPRNDGKSTLCTLTEFRLERVNDWTCMFHIRGNRFLHRQVRAMVGTLFDVGRGRYPEGTVKTIFEKNFKGERTWAPPQGLVLQDVEYADY, from the coding sequence ATGCGCTACCGGTTCCGCTGCGAATATCTGGGAAGCGCGTTTTACGGCTGGCAAGAACAGAACGAAGCCGGTAAGACCAAGTTCGTGACGGTGCAGTCCGCCCTCGAGGAGGCTTTCTCGGTAGCACTCCGAGCCCCAATCCGCATTGTGGGTTCGGGCCGTACCGATACCGGTGTCCATGCCCGCGGGCAGTGTGTCCACTTTGATTTCGATGGTGAACTGGACCCGTTCAAGACGGAACGTTCGATAAACGGACTTACCAAGCGGCTTATCCGCATCCGTGACCTGCAGGCGTGCGCGCCCGATTTCCATGCCCGTTACGATGCGGTCTCTCGCTATTACCAGTACACGATATTTACCCGCCCTGTGGCACTCATGCGTGATTTCGGCTGGGAATGCGGCTCCCTGTCGCTAGATCTCGGTGCGATGGAGCGCGAGGCGCAGGCGTTCCTTGGCGAACACGACTTTATCGATTTCTGTATTCCGCGTAACGACGGCAAGTCTACGCTCTGCACGCTGACCGAGTTTAGGCTCGAGCGCGTGAACGACTGGACATGCATGTTCCATATCCGCGGCAACCGCTTTTTGCACCGTCAGGTGCGCGCGATGGTCGGGACTCTCTTTGATGTGGGCCGCGGCCGCTATCCCGAAGGTACGGTCAAGACTATATTCGAGAAGAATTTCAAGGGCGAACGCACCTGGGCCCCTCCACAGGGACTTGTGCTGCAAGACGTGGAATACGCTGATTACTAA
- a CDS encoding pyridoxine 5'-phosphate synthase yields MTVKLGVNIDHIATIREARKIREPDPVAAAIIAELAGAHGIVAHLREDKRHIQDRDLKLLRGTIATKLDLQISTNPEMVQFAINVQPDMVTLVPENSQEITTEAGLNVAAKIDEIAKIVMTLKNNDIATCIFIDPETEQVKAAKKVGADFVEFNTMRYATACDLGSIQEVNREISAIQDMTVLAKKYGLRILAGHGLNYRNVEPIAAIEGIEELNIGHSIVARAALMGLERAVKEMVDIIRRAST; encoded by the coding sequence ATGACCGTAAAACTAGGTGTCAACATAGACCATATCGCCACAATCCGCGAAGCACGCAAGATTCGCGAACCGGATCCGGTTGCTGCAGCCATCATCGCAGAACTCGCCGGGGCGCACGGGATCGTCGCCCACCTGCGTGAGGACAAGCGCCATATCCAGGACCGCGACCTGAAGCTCCTCCGCGGTACCATCGCCACCAAGCTTGACCTGCAGATTTCGACAAACCCCGAGATGGTCCAGTTCGCCATCAACGTGCAGCCCGACATGGTAACGCTCGTCCCCGAGAATAGCCAGGAAATCACCACCGAGGCTGGCCTGAATGTCGCCGCAAAAATTGACGAGATTGCAAAGATTGTCATGACACTCAAGAACAACGACATCGCGACGTGCATCTTCATCGATCCCGAGACCGAACAGGTGAAAGCGGCCAAGAAGGTCGGTGCGGACTTTGTCGAATTCAACACCATGCGCTACGCCACTGCCTGCGACCTTGGAAGCATCCAGGAAGTGAACCGTGAAATTTCGGCCATCCAGGACATGACCGTCCTCGCCAAAAAGTACGGACTGCGTATTCTCGCCGGCCATGGGCTGAACTACAGGAACGTCGAACCGATTGCCGCCATCGAGGGAATCGAGGAACTGAACATCGGTCACAGCATCGTCGCACGCGCCGCACTCATGGGGCTCGAACGGGCCGTGAAGGAAATGGTCGACATCATCCGCCGCGCAAGCACCTAG